In one Flavobacteriales bacterium genomic region, the following are encoded:
- a CDS encoding arginine deiminase-related protein, which translates to MIPHQSASAVILVRPTGFGYDPETAASNEFQQRIPVDDARRSAAEEFDGLLEALRRCGIGFTVLDPFHPGAPNGVFPNNWFSTHADGTVVLYPMLTPSRRAERDPDLARALEAEGFTVRQTIDISGWEHHGRILEGTGSLVLDRLKRRAYACLSPRTTEAALTAWCDRLGHSPIAFTATMDGRINGAPIYHTNVVMSLGTDWALVCFDALPYPGDRQEVEEELARSGREVIAFDLPQLYRFVGNALELRGASGACILLSETAFHALKPFQRIALERHARLIPVAVPTIEAIGGGSVRCMMAENFLSRA; encoded by the coding sequence GTGATCCCCCACCAGTCCGCCTCCGCCGTCATCCTGGTCCGCCCCACGGGCTTCGGCTACGACCCGGAGACGGCCGCCAGCAACGAGTTCCAGCAGCGGATCCCGGTGGACGATGCGCGCCGGTCGGCTGCCGAGGAGTTCGATGGCCTGCTCGAGGCCCTGCGCCGCTGCGGCATCGGCTTCACGGTGCTCGATCCCTTCCACCCCGGCGCGCCCAACGGCGTGTTCCCCAACAACTGGTTCAGCACGCATGCCGATGGCACGGTCGTGCTGTACCCCATGCTCACGCCCAGCCGCCGCGCTGAGCGCGACCCCGACCTGGCGCGCGCGCTCGAGGCCGAGGGCTTCACCGTTCGCCAGACAATCGACATCAGCGGCTGGGAGCACCACGGCCGCATCCTCGAGGGCACCGGAAGCCTCGTGCTCGACCGCCTGAAGCGTCGCGCCTATGCCTGCCTTTCGCCACGCACCACGGAGGCGGCCCTCACCGCCTGGTGCGATCGGCTGGGCCATTCCCCCATCGCCTTCACCGCTACCATGGATGGCCGGATCAACGGCGCCCCCATCTACCATACCAATGTGGTCATGAGCCTGGGCACGGATTGGGCGCTGGTCTGCTTCGATGCCCTGCCCTACCCGGGCGACCGCCAGGAAGTGGAGGAGGAATTGGCCCGGAGCGGCCGTGAGGTCATCGCCTTCGATCTGCCGCAGCTCTACAGATTCGTGGGCAACGCCTTGGAGCTGCGCGGTGCCAGCGGGGCGTGCATCCTGCTCTCGGAGACGGCCTTCCATGCCCTCAAGCCCTTCCAGCGCATCGCCCTGGAGCGCCATGCGCGGCTCATCCCCGTTGCTGTGCCCACCATCGAGGCCATCGGGGGAGGCAGCGTGCGCTGCATGATGGCGGAGAATTTCCTGAGCAGGGCCTAG
- the argS gene encoding arginine--tRNA ligase yields MFQDRLRSQLVPALQGAFKDLFGHDLDAKAIGFQQTRPEFEGDVTINVFPFLKLSGKGPEQTAQAIGEHLVAHVPVVERFNVVKGFLNIVIGDAYWLGFLREAGERDILSFPATGRKVMVEYASPNTNKPLHLGHLRNIFLGYSVSRILQASGYEVIKAQVINDRGIHICKSMLAWQKFGQGETPQSSGLKGDKLVGKYYVEFDKAYKAEIDALVAAGKPKEEAEKTAPILLEAQEMLRQWEANDPAVRTLWETMNGWVYEGFNATYARAGVDFDRNYYESQTYVLGKVDVLEGLKNGVFYEKDGAVWVDNTAEGLDEKVLLRRDGTSVYMTQDIGTAIKRFEEYPGLSKLIYTVGNEQDYHFKVLFIILKKLGFAWADELFHLSYGMVDLPSGKMKSREGTVVDADDLIDEVVSEARRMGEELSKLDDFTEAEKASLYEMIGLAALKYFLLKVDPKKRMLFDPAASIDLQGHTGPFIQYTYARVKSLLRKAEGSDDQMVRRPDDRIGSGGLLPEERTVIKLLHHLPAVLDEAATKLDPSALANHTYELVKAYNAFYQGVPVLKEVDAAKRAFRLDLSAAVANATKRAMWCLGIEVPERM; encoded by the coding sequence ATGTTCCAGGACAGACTCCGCTCCCAGCTCGTTCCTGCGCTGCAAGGCGCCTTCAAGGACCTTTTCGGCCATGACCTCGATGCCAAGGCCATCGGCTTCCAGCAGACCCGGCCGGAGTTCGAGGGCGATGTCACCATCAACGTTTTCCCCTTTCTGAAGCTCAGCGGCAAGGGCCCGGAGCAGACAGCCCAGGCCATCGGCGAGCACCTCGTGGCCCACGTGCCCGTGGTGGAGCGCTTCAACGTGGTGAAGGGCTTCCTCAACATCGTGATCGGCGATGCCTACTGGCTGGGCTTCCTGCGCGAAGCGGGCGAGCGCGATATCCTCAGCTTCCCCGCCACGGGCAGGAAGGTGATGGTGGAGTACGCCAGTCCCAACACCAACAAGCCGCTCCACCTGGGGCACCTGCGCAACATCTTCCTCGGATACAGCGTCAGCCGCATCCTGCAGGCCTCTGGTTATGAGGTGATCAAGGCCCAGGTGATCAACGACCGCGGCATCCACATCTGCAAGAGCATGCTGGCCTGGCAGAAGTTCGGCCAAGGCGAGACCCCGCAGAGCAGCGGCCTCAAGGGCGACAAGCTCGTGGGCAAGTACTACGTGGAGTTCGACAAGGCTTACAAGGCCGAGATCGATGCCCTCGTGGCTGCCGGGAAACCGAAGGAGGAAGCGGAGAAGACCGCGCCCATCCTGCTGGAGGCACAGGAGATGCTCCGCCAATGGGAGGCCAACGACCCCGCCGTGCGCACGCTGTGGGAGACCATGAACGGCTGGGTGTACGAAGGCTTCAACGCCACCTACGCCCGCGCCGGAGTGGACTTCGACCGCAACTACTACGAGAGCCAGACCTACGTGCTGGGCAAGGTCGATGTGCTCGAAGGCCTGAAGAATGGCGTGTTCTACGAGAAGGACGGCGCCGTGTGGGTGGACAATACCGCCGAGGGCCTCGATGAGAAGGTGCTCCTGCGCCGCGATGGCACCAGCGTGTACATGACGCAGGACATCGGCACGGCCATCAAGCGCTTCGAGGAGTATCCCGGCCTCAGCAAGCTCATCTACACCGTGGGCAACGAGCAGGACTACCACTTCAAGGTCCTGTTCATCATCCTCAAGAAGCTGGGCTTCGCCTGGGCCGATGAGCTCTTCCACCTCAGCTACGGCATGGTGGACCTGCCCAGCGGCAAGATGAAGAGCCGCGAAGGCACCGTGGTGGACGCCGACGACCTCATAGACGAGGTGGTTTCCGAAGCGCGCCGCATGGGCGAGGAGCTCAGCAAGCTGGACGATTTCACCGAGGCGGAGAAGGCGTCCTTGTATGAGATGATCGGCCTGGCCGCGCTCAAGTACTTCCTGCTGAAGGTGGACCCGAAGAAGCGCATGCTCTTCGACCCCGCCGCCAGCATCGACCTGCAGGGGCACACGGGGCCATTCATCCAGTACACCTACGCGCGGGTCAAAAGCCTGCTGCGGAAGGCGGAAGGATCGGATGATCAGATGGTCAGAAGACCAGATGATCGGATCGGATCCGGGGGCTTGCTTCCCGAAGAACGAACGGTGATCAAGCTACTGCACCACCTGCCGGCCGTGCTGGATGAAGCGGCCACCAAGCTGGATCCCTCCGCCTTGGCGAACCACACCTACGAACTGGTGAAGGCCTACAACGCGTTCTACCAGGGCGTGCCGGTGCTGAAGGAGGTGGACGCCGCCAAGCGCGCCTTCCGCCTGGACCTGAGCGCCGCCGTGGCCAACGCCACCAAGCGGGCCATGTGGTGCCTGGGCATCGAAGTGCCTGAGCGGATGTAA
- a CDS encoding DNA translocase FtsK 4TM domain-containing protein, which yields MKGFFADERTHKVLGLALTLGGLFLLTAFVSFLFTWRVDQDLMSRGWWEILSTGTAAENWLGKLGAISAHRFIHVWFGLAAFAFPLWSFLAGMRILLGTWLLPPRRTLGWTAMAALWVPGLLGFFFRGEYSFLGGGLGVVMTRHLTTLLGEFGAGALLVFAAAAFAAYTFNLDFGWLSGLLAKRAGAAEAEPAEAAAVKPGVRMKEPEWQDSGFAEEAVAADERTAPVAGPAAAGGTEEPTLELELEESDAEAADDAAEAQETPALELETTPMEVVAPVASPVMSAVEALNGELNGMSVEAGAKEAVLTEDEIEAKLQEFGEYDPKLDLSSYEQPPLDLLVDHGTGEITVTKEELEANKDRIVATLGHYNIGIDKIKATIGPTVTLYEIVPQAGVRISKIKNLEDDIALSLAALGIRIIAPIPGKGTIGIEVPNSKPQVVGMRAVVASEKFQNSTADLPIVLGKTISNETFVTDLAKMPHLLMAGATGQGKSVGLNAILVSLLYKKHPSQIKFVLVDPKKVELTLFNKIERHFLAKLPGEGEAIITDTKKVVATLNSLCIEMDERYELLKDAQVRNIKEYNAKFISRRLNPENGHRYLPYIVLVVDEFADLIMTAGREVETPIARLAQLARAIGIHLIIATQRPSVNIITGTIKANFPARIAFRVTSKIDSRTILDAGGAEQLIGRGDMLLSTGNDLIRIQCAFVDTPEVDEITAFIGNQRGYPDALLLPEPPMEEGEGGGDLDDGERDSMFEEAARLVVQTQQGSTSLIQRKLKLGYNRAGRIVDQLEAAGVLGPFEGSKARRVMIPNEAALAAHLNQGVAAGPGVGGF from the coding sequence ATGAAGGGCTTCTTCGCCGATGAGCGCACCCACAAGGTGCTGGGGCTGGCCCTTACGCTGGGCGGACTCTTCCTGCTCACCGCCTTCGTGAGCTTCCTCTTTACCTGGCGGGTGGACCAGGACCTGATGAGCCGCGGCTGGTGGGAGATCCTCAGCACGGGCACGGCGGCGGAGAATTGGCTGGGCAAGCTGGGCGCCATCAGCGCGCACCGCTTCATCCACGTGTGGTTCGGGCTGGCGGCCTTCGCCTTCCCGCTGTGGAGCTTTTTGGCGGGCATGCGCATCCTGCTGGGCACCTGGCTGCTGCCCCCGCGGCGCACGCTGGGCTGGACGGCGATGGCGGCGCTGTGGGTGCCGGGGCTGCTGGGCTTCTTCTTCCGCGGGGAGTACAGCTTCCTGGGCGGTGGACTGGGCGTGGTGATGACGCGGCACCTGACCACCCTGCTGGGCGAGTTCGGCGCCGGCGCCTTGCTGGTGTTCGCGGCGGCGGCCTTCGCGGCCTACACCTTCAACCTCGATTTCGGCTGGCTGAGCGGGCTGCTGGCGAAGCGGGCGGGCGCGGCAGAAGCGGAACCCGCGGAGGCCGCGGCCGTGAAGCCCGGCGTGCGGATGAAGGAGCCGGAATGGCAGGATAGCGGGTTCGCTGAGGAAGCGGTTGCGGCGGATGAAAGGACCGCCCCGGTTGCCGGCCCCGCAGCGGCCGGTGGCACCGAGGAACCAACGCTGGAGCTCGAGCTGGAGGAATCGGATGCCGAAGCGGCCGATGACGCTGCCGAGGCGCAGGAGACGCCCGCGCTGGAGCTGGAGACCACCCCGATGGAGGTGGTGGCGCCCGTGGCCTCGCCGGTGATGAGCGCGGTGGAGGCGCTGAACGGGGAGCTCAACGGCATGAGCGTGGAGGCCGGCGCCAAGGAAGCCGTGCTGACCGAGGACGAGATCGAGGCGAAGCTGCAGGAGTTCGGCGAGTACGACCCGAAGCTGGACCTGAGCAGCTACGAGCAGCCGCCGCTGGACCTGCTGGTGGACCATGGTACGGGCGAGATCACGGTGACCAAGGAGGAGCTGGAGGCGAACAAGGACCGCATCGTGGCCACGCTGGGCCACTACAACATCGGCATCGACAAGATCAAGGCGACGATCGGCCCCACGGTGACGCTGTATGAGATCGTGCCGCAAGCGGGGGTGCGCATCAGCAAGATCAAGAACCTGGAGGACGACATCGCGCTGAGCCTGGCCGCGCTGGGAATCCGCATCATTGCGCCGATCCCGGGCAAGGGCACCATCGGCATCGAGGTGCCCAACAGCAAGCCGCAGGTGGTGGGCATGCGCGCGGTGGTGGCGAGCGAGAAGTTCCAGAACAGCACGGCGGACCTGCCGATCGTGCTGGGCAAGACCATCAGCAACGAGACCTTCGTGACCGACCTGGCCAAGATGCCGCACCTGCTGATGGCCGGTGCCACGGGCCAGGGCAAGTCGGTGGGCCTGAACGCGATCCTGGTGAGCCTGCTGTACAAGAAGCACCCCAGCCAGATCAAGTTCGTGCTGGTGGACCCGAAGAAGGTGGAACTGACGCTCTTCAACAAGATCGAGCGGCACTTCCTGGCCAAGCTGCCGGGCGAGGGCGAGGCGATCATCACCGACACGAAGAAGGTGGTGGCCACGCTGAACAGCCTGTGCATCGAGATGGACGAGCGCTACGAGCTGCTGAAGGATGCGCAGGTGCGCAACATCAAGGAGTACAACGCGAAGTTCATCAGCCGGCGGCTGAACCCGGAGAACGGGCACCGCTACCTCCCCTACATCGTGCTGGTGGTGGACGAGTTCGCGGACCTGATCATGACGGCGGGTCGCGAGGTGGAGACGCCCATTGCCCGCCTGGCCCAGCTGGCGCGCGCCATCGGCATCCACCTGATCATCGCCACGCAGCGCCCCAGCGTGAACATCATCACGGGTACGATCAAGGCCAACTTCCCGGCGCGCATCGCCTTCCGGGTGACGAGCAAGATCGACAGCCGCACCATCCTGGACGCGGGGGGTGCGGAGCAGCTCATTGGCCGCGGCGACATGCTGCTGAGCACGGGCAACGACCTGATCCGCATCCAGTGCGCCTTCGTGGACACGCCGGAGGTGGATGAGATCACGGCCTTCATCGGCAATCAGCGCGGCTATCCGGATGCGCTGCTGCTGCCGGAGCCGCCCATGGAAGAAGGCGAAGGCGGCGGCGACCTGGACGATGGCGAGCGCGACAGCATGTTCGAGGAGGCGGCGCGCCTGGTGGTGCAGACGCAGCAGGGCAGCACCTCGTTGATCCAACGCAAGCTGAAGCTCGGCTACAACCGCGCCGGCCGCATTGTGGACCAGCTGGAGGCCGCCGGTGTGCTGGGGCCCTTCGAGGGCAGCAAGGCCCGCCGCGTGATGATCCCCAACGAGGCCGCACTGGCCGCGCACCTGAACCAGGGTGTGGCGGCGGGGCCGGGGGTGGGGGGATTCTGA
- a CDS encoding penicillin-binding transpeptidase domain-containing protein, which yields MRVILPALLLASCAGHQPEPAAPPNHSVRDELGQLYTDQQLTGSFIGYDAQRDHWLFIDSAQADSATLPASTFKILGTLIGLETGVLPDSSHVIAWDGSDYGRPAANRDLTLREAYDASVYWYYRETVRRIGPAAFKHWLDTVGYGNADTTGGYDQCWVRGGLRITPRQQIAFLRAVEAEQLPFSPRTYGIAKDIMLREDTLGRAMRAKTGWAMGDAGSIGWYVGWVEAPQRAPYFFANRISTSDTAHAAFAAARIGIAKAVLREEGVWP from the coding sequence ATGCGCGTCATCCTTCCCGCCTTGCTGCTCGCATCGTGCGCCGGCCACCAGCCCGAGCCTGCCGCACCGCCCAACCATTCCGTCCGCGACGAGCTCGGCCAGCTCTACACCGACCAGCAGCTCACCGGTTCCTTCATCGGCTACGACGCGCAACGCGATCACTGGCTCTTCATTGACAGCGCCCAAGCCGATTCGGCCACGCTGCCCGCCAGCACCTTCAAGATCCTCGGCACGCTCATCGGTCTCGAGACCGGGGTGCTCCCCGATAGCAGTCACGTTATTGCCTGGGACGGCAGCGACTACGGGCGCCCAGCGGCGAACCGCGACCTCACGCTCCGCGAGGCCTACGATGCGAGCGTGTATTGGTACTACCGCGAGACCGTGCGCCGCATCGGCCCCGCAGCCTTCAAGCATTGGCTCGATACCGTGGGCTACGGCAATGCCGACACCACCGGCGGCTACGACCAGTGCTGGGTGAGGGGAGGGTTGCGCATCACCCCGCGCCAGCAGATCGCTTTCCTGCGTGCGGTAGAAGCGGAGCAGCTGCCCTTCAGCCCGCGCACGTACGGCATCGCCAAGGACATCATGCTGCGCGAGGATACGCTGGGCCGCGCTATGCGCGCCAAGACCGGCTGGGCCATGGGCGATGCGGGCAGCATCGGCTGGTACGTGGGCTGGGTAGAGGCCCCGCAGCGCGCGCCTTACTTCTTCGCGAACCGGATCAGCACGAGCGATACCGCGCATGCCGCATTCGCGGCGGCACGCATCGGGATCGCCAAGGCGGTGCTGAGGGAGGAAGGTGTTTGGCCGTGA
- a CDS encoding arginase, translating into MELRLIEAASEIGAGKRGASMGMAALRVAAWKLGSELFGHAEESILRDENDVLYEDDRSPSAHHIDGLIRFESDLAYEVYKYLRNSVFPIVVGGDHSIAIGSVSGTKMAFPDKRLGVVWIDAHADLHTPWTTPSGNVHGMPLALLMQIEKKGRNRPRVYTMDTWDRLRKIGVHGPKLLPGDLVFIALRDYEPEEEAIIKEHGIKVITVADLRRKGGDAVVKETLAHLSGCDRLHISFDVDSLDPSISVGTGTPVPDGLFLEEAKALLSGFCADPKTATLDVVEINPALDSGNAMAEATLSILEPLFPILRAR; encoded by the coding sequence ATGGAATTGCGATTGATCGAGGCGGCCTCGGAGATCGGGGCGGGCAAACGGGGCGCCAGCATGGGCATGGCCGCCTTGCGCGTGGCGGCGTGGAAGCTGGGCAGCGAGCTCTTCGGCCATGCCGAAGAGAGCATCCTGCGCGATGAGAACGATGTGCTCTACGAGGACGACCGCAGCCCCAGTGCCCACCACATCGACGGGCTCATCCGCTTCGAGAGCGACTTGGCGTACGAGGTATATAAATACCTGCGGAACAGTGTTTTCCCAATCGTGGTCGGAGGGGATCATTCAATCGCCATCGGCTCGGTATCGGGCACCAAGATGGCCTTCCCCGATAAGCGCCTCGGGGTGGTCTGGATCGATGCCCATGCCGACCTCCACACCCCCTGGACCACCCCCAGCGGCAACGTGCACGGCATGCCCTTGGCGCTGCTCATGCAGATTGAGAAGAAGGGCCGCAACCGTCCGCGGGTGTATACCATGGATACCTGGGATCGCCTGCGGAAGATCGGTGTCCACGGCCCCAAGCTCCTCCCCGGCGACCTGGTCTTCATCGCCCTGCGCGACTATGAGCCCGAGGAGGAGGCCATCATCAAGGAGCACGGCATCAAGGTCATCACCGTGGCGGACCTCCGCAGGAAGGGGGGCGATGCGGTGGTGAAGGAGACCCTGGCCCACCTCAGCGGCTGCGACCGGCTGCACATCAGCTTCGATGTGGACAGCCTGGACCCCAGCATTTCGGTCGGCACCGGCACCCCTGTCCCGGATGGGCTCTTCCTCGAGGAGGCCAAGGCCTTGCTCAGCGGCTTCTGCGCCGACCCGAAGACCGCCACCCTCGACGTGGTGGAGATCAACCCGGCGCTCGATAGCGGCAATGCCATGGCCGAGGCCACGCTTTCCATCCTGGAGCCGCTCTTCCCCATCCTGCGCGCGCGATGA
- the mazG gene encoding nucleoside triphosphate pyrophosphohydrolase: MDPRAEAFLRLLSIMDELRERCPWDRKQTLETLRPLTIEETYELGDAILEGDLDGVRKELGDLILHIVFYARIGQEQGSFDIADVLNGICEKLIRRHPHIYGDVQVKDEEEVKANWERIKLEEQAKQTGRSADAPGGPGEAQPSVLEGVPKGLPSLVKAIRIQDKARGVGFDWERKEQVWDKVHEELRELQAEVEAGSAQQADEVGDVLFSMVNYARFLGVDPDEALERTNRKFIRRFQYLERESRRDGKELGRMTLAEMDAYWEQAKRQ, from the coding sequence ATGGATCCGCGCGCCGAAGCCTTTCTCCGCCTGCTGAGCATCATGGATGAATTGCGCGAGCGCTGCCCGTGGGACCGCAAGCAGACGCTGGAGACGCTGCGACCCTTGACCATTGAGGAGACGTACGAACTGGGGGACGCCATTCTGGAGGGCGACCTGGATGGCGTGCGGAAGGAGCTCGGCGATCTGATCCTGCACATCGTGTTCTATGCGCGCATCGGCCAGGAGCAGGGGTCCTTCGACATCGCCGATGTGCTGAACGGCATCTGCGAGAAGCTGATCCGGCGGCATCCGCACATCTACGGGGATGTGCAGGTGAAGGACGAGGAGGAGGTGAAGGCGAACTGGGAGCGCATCAAGCTGGAGGAGCAAGCGAAGCAGACGGGCCGCAGCGCGGACGCGCCTGGCGGGCCCGGGGAGGCGCAGCCCAGTGTGCTGGAGGGCGTGCCCAAGGGGCTGCCGAGCCTGGTGAAGGCGATACGCATACAGGACAAGGCCCGGGGGGTGGGCTTCGACTGGGAGCGCAAGGAGCAGGTGTGGGACAAGGTGCATGAAGAGCTGCGCGAGCTGCAGGCGGAGGTGGAGGCGGGCAGCGCGCAGCAGGCCGATGAGGTGGGCGATGTGCTCTTCAGCATGGTGAACTATGCGCGCTTCCTGGGGGTGGACCCCGACGAGGCGCTGGAGCGCACGAACCGGAAATTCATCCGCCGTTTCCAGTACCTGGAGCGCGAGAGCCGCCGGGACGGGAAGGAACTGGGCCGCATGACGCTGGCCGAGATGGACGCCTATTGGGAGCAGGCGAAGCGCCAATAG
- a CDS encoding DUF3575 domain-containing protein, with protein MKKLLVGLALALSALGLQAQEVATVASAVFSPRRVIKTNLTGYALLSVSANYEQKTGRKTTVGLLAGYKLPSVIKVEAIGNLDGEKQTYTGDVEPKGLYANPYFRFYPREAFKGFYVEAFLRYFDYDYRVPYDYDKNGRNIRANLDGTASAFGGGLGMGVQFTLASRLFLDINAGYGMAMGNAHIETNDPNLEREDYLTIKRNIEKYQDDADVQVFLLGDILRNPDARADDRHAEADFRDKVFPIVRGGISIGYAF; from the coding sequence ATGAAAAAGCTGCTCGTCGGCCTCGCCTTGGCACTCTCCGCACTTGGGCTGCAGGCGCAGGAAGTCGCCACCGTTGCGAGCGCGGTCTTCAGTCCGCGCCGCGTCATCAAGACCAATCTCACCGGGTATGCGCTGCTCTCGGTGAGTGCCAACTACGAGCAGAAGACCGGCCGCAAGACGACGGTGGGGCTGCTGGCGGGCTACAAACTGCCCAGCGTCATCAAAGTGGAGGCCATCGGCAACCTCGACGGCGAGAAGCAGACCTATACCGGGGATGTGGAGCCCAAGGGCCTCTATGCCAACCCCTATTTCCGGTTCTACCCAAGGGAGGCCTTCAAGGGCTTCTATGTGGAGGCCTTCCTCCGCTATTTCGACTACGATTACCGGGTGCCTTACGACTACGACAAGAATGGGCGCAACATCAGGGCCAACCTCGATGGCACGGCCAGCGCATTCGGTGGCGGATTGGGCATGGGCGTGCAATTCACGCTGGCCTCGCGTCTGTTCCTGGACATCAATGCGGGCTACGGCATGGCCATGGGGAATGCCCACATCGAGACCAACGACCCCAACCTGGAGCGCGAGGATTACCTCACCATCAAGCGCAACATCGAGAAGTACCAGGATGATGCCGACGTGCAGGTCTTCCTGCTCGGCGATATACTCCGGAATCCCGATGCACGCGCCGACGACCGGCACGCCGAGGCCGATTTCCGCGACAAGGTGTTCCCCATCGTGCGCGGCGGCATCTCCATCGGCTACGCGTTCTGA
- a CDS encoding type IX secretion system membrane protein PorP/SprF: MRRHTALLLMAATAGAVHAQDPQFSQWYAAPQYLNPALTGNTHQDRIALNYRLQWPGVQPGYETYMAAYDHRFSTVNAGIGGMVLRDKAGTSGLTSTTVGLSYSYEARINYRRAVRGGLRLGYTMRGVDPGGYLFADQVIRDNAAQTIEPNLMERVNYLDLAGGLMYYSESLWAGVSVNHLNRPNMSLMIGGHAPLERRMSVHAGYRFPIDGQRSLSKSETRMTVATHYKMQGKWDQLDLGWYIDHQQFTAGLWYRGLPLVKAYKQGYGNNEAVILMAGYQTENQLRFVYSYDVTISKLTMRSAGAHEISLIYEWPRKAKNRKHRIVPCPKF, translated from the coding sequence ATGCGCCGGCATACCGCCCTGCTGCTCATGGCGGCCACCGCTGGCGCCGTGCATGCGCAGGACCCGCAATTCTCGCAGTGGTACGCCGCTCCGCAATACCTCAATCCCGCGCTCACCGGCAACACCCACCAGGACCGGATCGCGCTCAACTACCGCCTGCAATGGCCGGGCGTGCAGCCGGGCTATGAGACCTACATGGCCGCCTACGACCACCGCTTCAGCACGGTGAACGCCGGCATCGGCGGCATGGTGCTGCGTGACAAGGCCGGTACCAGCGGGCTCACCAGCACCACCGTGGGCCTCAGCTACAGCTATGAGGCGCGCATCAACTACCGCCGAGCTGTGCGCGGCGGCCTGCGCCTGGGGTACACCATGCGCGGAGTGGACCCGGGCGGCTACCTCTTCGCAGACCAGGTGATACGCGACAACGCAGCCCAGACCATAGAGCCCAATCTCATGGAGCGCGTGAACTACCTCGACCTTGCCGGCGGCCTCATGTACTACAGCGAGTCGCTGTGGGCCGGGGTGAGCGTGAACCATCTCAACCGCCCCAACATGAGCCTGATGATCGGCGGACATGCCCCGCTCGAGCGCCGGATGAGCGTGCATGCAGGCTATCGTTTCCCCATCGACGGGCAGCGCAGCCTGAGCAAGAGCGAGACGCGGATGACCGTGGCCACGCACTACAAGATGCAGGGCAAGTGGGACCAGCTCGACCTCGGCTGGTACATCGACCACCAGCAATTCACCGCCGGGCTCTGGTACCGTGGGTTGCCGCTTGTGAAGGCTTACAAGCAGGGCTACGGCAACAATGAGGCGGTGATCCTCATGGCAGGCTACCAGACCGAGAACCAGCTGCGCTTCGTGTACAGCTACGATGTCACCATCAGCAAGCTCACGATGCGGAGCGCTGGCGCCCATGAGATCAGCCTGATCTACGAGTGGCCCAGGAAAGCCAAGAACCGCAAGCACCGTATCGTGCCCTGCCCGAAATTCTGA